One Longimicrobium sp. DNA window includes the following coding sequences:
- a CDS encoding GNAT family N-acetyltransferase — translation MPSVRRLGAHEWRAYRDLRLRALGDSPDAFASTLEEARRRPDAHWAERLASGAASAWDLPLVAEEGGELVGMAWGTIDPAAPETAHVIQMWVAPEGRGRGCGALLLDAVVAWARGAKARSVVLAVTCGDTPAWRLYSRVGFRPAGDPEPLRPGSALLAQPMRLDL, via the coding sequence ATGCCTTCCGTCCGACGCCTCGGCGCCCACGAATGGCGCGCGTACCGCGACCTGCGGCTGCGCGCGCTCGGCGACTCGCCGGACGCCTTCGCCAGCACTCTGGAGGAAGCGCGGCGGCGGCCCGACGCCCACTGGGCCGAGCGCCTGGCGTCCGGCGCCGCCTCCGCGTGGGACCTGCCGCTGGTGGCCGAGGAGGGGGGCGAGCTCGTCGGCATGGCCTGGGGCACGATCGATCCCGCGGCGCCCGAGACCGCGCACGTCATCCAGATGTGGGTGGCGCCGGAGGGCCGGGGCCGCGGCTGCGGGGCCCTGCTGCTCGACGCCGTCGTCGCCTGGGCCAGGGGGGCGAAGGCCCGCAGCGTGGTCCTGGCCGTCACGTGCGGAGACACGCCCGCGTGGCGCCTCTATTCCCGGGTCGGCTTCCGGCCCGCCGGCGACCCGGAGCCCCTCCGGCCCGGCTCGGCCCTGCTCGCCCAGCCCATGCGCCTGGACCTG